The genomic stretch AGATGCCTTTTGTCATTTGCTGTATATCGCTAGCTGCCCTTAGAATGTCCCGTTTCAAATGGTTGGCCCACGCGAAGGTGCGTGATGTTAATCTTACCATCTGCACAATTCCATTTCGCTTTCTTTCCAGCCAGCAAACACGCAAGTCTTCATTTGCTCTTACAAAAGTAAAATCATGCACGGCAATCAGATGATTAATCATTCGATAGTAAGCCGTTTCTTCGTTGTAGGTCATACCTCTCCCCCTCTTGCCTACAGTGTATCAAAAAAGTCATGGAAAAACGCTCAGTTTACACTGAGCGTTTAAATAACATTGGCAGCATCCGGGAACGCAAGGGTCCGAATCCCATCGACAGCCGAATAAGTCCTTTTCGAAGAACCGTAACGGCTAAAATTGCATTCAGCACACGATAGCGCTCTCGTATTAAAAATATCACACTGGCTGTGAGTGACACAGCCGTGATAATCGACTTCCACATCAGCACCCATCCTTTCCTCCGGGATAACCTTAGTGTGTCCCGAACCAGAAGGCTGCTATTCGGTTAAGTCAATAAAACCATCATCTGTCAGAAGATGCCCAACAGGCCGATCATAAAAACCAACAGGCAAAGATTGTCTCAGCTGCTGACTGCTGGCAATGGCAATGGTCGTATGACGATAATCGGCAATATACCGGTCATAATAACCGCCGCCATACCCTATCCGGTACCCTGAATTATCAAATAGAAGTCCAGGAACAAGGAGCAAATCGATGTCGTCTTTGAAAGCAGGTACGCATCGTTCGGGGACGGGCTCTTTAATTTGAAAAGCACCGTCTGTCAGCTGATTATAGCTGTCTACATAATAAAACTGCATTCCTCTATTTTCCAGCGTAAGCGGCACGCACACATTTTTCTTTTCCAACCAAGCTTGCTGAATAATCTTCGTGGTATCCCATTCATGCGGCAGCGCCATTGTGAGACCAATCGTGTTCGCATGTTTCCAGATAGCTGACGAAAAGAGAAACGAAGCCAATTGATGTTCTACACGGAGCTTTTCAGTTGGCGGCATTTCTCTCAGCAGCTGAATCGCTTCCTGACGAAGCCGTTTTTTCTCTTCCATCACGAAACCTCCCTGTATGCAAAAAAACTCCCGCCAATAGGGGGAGTCTTTTTATACGAACTTATTTTGTTTCGCGGTGCAGCGTATACTTTTTCAAGCGTGGGCTATATTTTCTAAGCTCCATGCGTTCTGGATGTTTACGCTTGTTTTTTGTTGTAATGTAGTTACGATCTCCTGTTTCTGTGCAGGCGAGAGTAATGTTTACACGCATGTATAATCCCTCCCAACAATCTTAAATAATTGTATGAAAACATAACGATCTTCAGACCACCTAATAATAGCAGAATTACAGTGCTATATCAACCTTTATCCTCAACAATTTAATAAGAAAACAGTATTTTGTCGAATTCTCTATATCCCTGTCAGCAGCAATATGATATAAATAGGATAGCAATAATTAGGAGGTAACACACATCATGTTAATCGCTGCCATCACCTTTCTTGCAGCAGGCATCATACTTTGGATTTTTTCTTTCTTTATGCAGGACAAATTTAAACATATGGATCAGCAAATCGAACAATTGACTTTATCTACCATGCAGGAAAATTATACCATGAACAAAAAAATCAAAGTACTGGAAGAAGAATTGCTGCCGACAACTCAGCGCGAATTAAAACAAAGCCGCTCACAAAAACCAGCCATCTTCCAGAAGGTTCAGAATCTGCATCAACAAGGCTACAGCATCAAAGAAATTGCGAACGAGACAGGCTTAGCAGAGGACGATGTATACCGTGTTGCGAAACAAACAGGAGGACAACGATGAAGCAAGTAATCCAAGGCTTTGCTGCCGCTCTTCTGCTCGCAGGCGCATGCATGCTGGTTCTCTATTTCGCATCTGACGATGGAACAGCAAAAACAACCTCGGCAGCTCCAATAAAAAAGGAAGAACTCGACACAGAAGAAATGAAAACGCGTTTAGAAAAAGACGATTATTATATTCTAAGCAGCAAAGACTATGAAGAACTTCAGAAAAAGACAGAAACGAAAGATAAGGCGAAAACAGCATCAGAACAAACGAAAAAGTTCCAACTGAAGCTTGAAAGCGGTATGACGAGTGATGAAGTTGCTCAACTATTAGAGAAAAAGAGCATTCTGGAAGACGGAGATGCTTTCCTCACTTATTTGAACGTTACGAATGCAAGTAAATCATTACAAGTAGGAACCTATGATGTCAATTCTGACATGTCTTATGACGAAATTACAGACTTACTAACAAAATAAAAAGCAGCGGCATCCAGCAGCCGCTGCTTTTTATTTGTTTAAATCAATCGACGTACCTTTAACCAAATACAAGATACCTTCACCGATGTTTGTAATATGGTCCCCGACACGTTCAACGAAGCGCCCTACGAATACAAGCTGCATCATCTGCTGATGTTTGCCTGCTTCTGCCTTACGCTCATCCAGCATGTCACGGAATAATTCGCCGTACATACTGTCCACTACGTTATCAAGGTCCGCTAACTTTTTCGCTTTGCTAATATCTTCTTCCTCAAAGGCTTGTACAGCGCTATGAATCATTTTGCTGACAACCTCCTGCATATCACGAATTGCCAAAGGAATTTCATACGGACTGAGCACATTTAACCGATTTACGCTTTTGGCAATATTCTTTGCGTGATCAGCCATCCGTTCCAAATCAGTGGATACACGGAGAAATGCCACCAATCGGCGCAAGTCAGTTGCTACTGGCTGCTGCATCGCAATAAGCTGGATTGTTGCCTCATTTATATCTTGGTCCCGCTTATTCAAAATCTCATCATTCTCTATAACCTTATACGCAAGGTCACTGTTTCGTTCATACAATGCATCAATTGCTTGCTTTAATGCCGTATCTACCTCAAACGCAAATGAGATGATTAATTTTTGAATTGCTTCTAAATCTGCTGAAAACTGCTCTCTAGCTACCATATGTTCTCCTCCAGTGCATCATTTAACCGAAACGACCGCTAATGTAGTCTTCTGTGCGCTTATCTTCCGGATTTGAGAATAATTTACTTGTTTCTGTAGCCTCTACTACATGTCCATGCAGGAAGAAAGCCGTTTTGTCAGAAATACGGGAAGCTTGCTGCATGTTATGCGTTACAATAACAATACAATATTTTTTCTTCAGCTCTGTCATGAGCTCTTCAATCTTCAACGTAGAAATTGGATCCAGTGCGGATGTCGGTTCATCCATTAATACAACATCTGGTGTTGTTGCAAGCGCACGTGCGATACACAAACGCTGCTGCTGTCCCCCAGACAGACCCATCGCAGAAGACTTTAGACGATCCTTTACTTCATCCCATAATGCTACATCTTTCAGCGTTGTTTCAACAATTTCATCTAACTCACTCTTTTTCTTTATACCATGAATTTTTGGTCCGTACACAATATTATCGTAAATTGACTGTGGGAAAGGATTACCTTTCTGGAAAATCATACCGACATTACGGCGTAAATCAACTAAGTCAACTCTGGAATCAAGGAGATTCTTTTCTTTATAGTTGATTTCCCCTGTCATTCGGACACCTGGTACCGTATTGATCATTAAATTGAGTGTTTTAATAAAAGTGGATTTACCACAGCCAGATGGTCCGATAATGGCATAGATTTCGTTATTCAATGCTTCTAGGTTAACATCCTTCAGAGCATGATAATCGTCATACCATAAATTTAAATCATTCACTTGGAATATTGATTCTTTCGTTGCTGCCGCTTGCATAGCTGTTGCCTCCTACCCGAATCTGCCGGAAATATATTCTTCTGTTTTCGTTTCAGAAGGATTAGTGAAGATTTTCTTTGTATCATCATATTCTACAATGTCTCCATTGAAGAAAAATGCTGTTTTATCTGATACACGTGATGCCTGGGACATATTATGTGTCACGATGACAATGGAATAATCCTCCTTGAGCTGAAGAATCAATTCTTCTATCTTAGCGTTAGATACCGGATCTAGCGCAGAAGCTGGTTCATCTAACAGAAGGATTTGCGGCTCCATTGCCAAAGTACGTGCAATACAAAGCCGTTGCTGCTGACCGCCGGATAAAGATAATGCAGATTGTTGCAAACGGTCTTTTACTTCATCCCATAGTGCTGCCTTACGCAAACTCTCCTCAACTATTTGGTCAAGAGCTTGCTTATCCTTCTGCCCGTTATACTTCAATGCGTGTGTAATATTATTGTAGATAGATTTAGGGAATGGATTCGGCTTTTGGAACACCATACCAATTTCTGCTCTTAATGCTACGACGTTGATATCTCTGCGAAGGATATTCAAGCCATCATAAATGATTTCTCCCTCAGCTCGACTGGAAGGAATCAAATCGTTCATTCGATTTATGGAACGTATAAATGTAGATTTACCACAACCTGACGGACCGATTAATGCAGTTACTGCATTTTTCTCAATTCCCATATTAGCCCGTTTCACTGCTTCCTTGCTGCCATAGAAAATACTTAAATCCTTAACATCAAGTACAACCTCCTTATGGGAAGCTGTTTTTTTAGATATAGTCTCTTCGGTTTTTATTTTAGTTGGTCGATCTGCTGTATAGTTCATGTCGCGAACTCCTCTCTTCATCATTTACCTGCTGTCAATTTCTTATGGATGACACTGCCCAACCAGCGCGCGAGGAGATTGAACACTAAGACAGCAATAACTAGAACCGCAGCAGCACCGTTGGCTACTTCACGAATATCCGGAATCAAACCTTGTGTGTTAACTGCCCAAATATGAACCGCTAATGTTTCCGCAGGTCGGAAAATATTCAAAGGTGAATCCTCAGCAAGTGGGTTCCAGTTTCCGTAATCTAATGTCGGCGTAGAAAGACCCGCAGTATAAAGCAAAGCTGCTGCTTCTCCAAATACACGTCCAGATGCTAGAATTGCACCCGTCAAAATACCAGGGAAAGCATATGGCAGTAACACTGTTTTGATTGTATGCCATCTTGTAATACCTAACGCAAGACTCGCTTCTTTTTGTTCTTTAGGTACACTGTTAATTGCGTCCTCCGTAACTCGAACCATAACAGGAATGTTAAAGATTGTTAAAGCTAAAGCTCCACCAATTATTGTATATCCCCAGCCTGTAATATTAACGAAAATTAATAGACCGAACAAACCAACAACGATAGAAGGCAAAGATGCCAGCATCTCAATACATGTACGGATAAAGTTTGTGATCTTTCCAGGCTTTGCGTATTCAGCCATGTACACCCCGCCGCATACACCAAGCGGTACAGTAATAATCATTGTAATGAATAGGATATAGAATGAATTAAATAGTTGGTCTCGAATACCGCCGCCAGCTTGATAAGCACTGGATGGGGACGTTAAGAAATCCCATGAAATTTGCGGAATTCCATTAGATAAGATGAAATAGAAAAGATAAAGCAACAAAGCAACCATTATTGCTGCAATCGTGTAAAAAACTCCTGTTGCAATACGATCTGTAATTCTGCTGTTCATTAAACTTTCCTCCTGCCTGACAAGTAACGGACAATAAAGATGAATATGAATGAGATAACAAGTAAGATAAGACCCATCGACCATAGTGTATTATTTTCAATACTTCCATATGTTGTGTGCCCAATATTAAGCGTTACGATAGTTGTTAATGTTGCGGAAGTGTCAAAGATGGTTTCCGGAATATCTCGTGAGTTACCGATTACCATCTGTACAGCTAATGCTTCACCAAAAGCTCGTGCCATACCAAGCACAATAGCTGTCAGCAGTGATGGCAATGCTGCTGGAATCAATACTTTACGAATTGTCTGCCAGCGTGTTGCGCCTAATGCCATAGATCCTTGTCGAAGACTATCCGGCAATGACCGCATAGCGTCAGTTGCTATAGTTGTAACCGTAGGGAGAATCATCACAGTCAAAACAACAACACCTGCAAACAAGCTAAACCCAATACCAGGTAAGTTATCCCTTACTAATGGCACTAGCACGACAAGTCCTATAAAACCATAAACAACAGATGGTATACCAACTAGCAGTTCAATTACCGGCTGTAAAACCTTCTTACCAAATTTCGGTGAGATTTCAGACATGAAGATCGCTGCACCAATACCGAGCGGTGCTGCTACCAATGCAGAAAGGAAGGTTACGGCTAGAGAACCGAAAATGAAAGGAAAGATACCATATGAAGCTTCTCCACTGCCTACTGGATTCCAGTTTGTGCTGGTTAGATAGGCAATAGGATTAATATTATTAACAGTAAATGATTGCAAACCCTTTTGGGCTAGGAAAACAGTTACTGAGATTGTCGCAGCAATCATTATGATTGCACAAAACGTTACAAGTGAACGACCGCGCACTTCATCCCAGCGTCTGTTTTTATTGGTCAGAATCAGCCTATCTTCAGCTGATGTGTTAACTGTTGCTTTTGCCAACTTCTACAACTCCTCTTAAAAAACAACAGAAAGGAACACGTACAATGTGCCTTCCGCTGCCTGTGATAGCTATTTTATAACCACAGTAAGGTAAATGCAGTTAAACACCGCATCTACCTTATGTTTTACACATTATTTATCAGTTTGGTTTCCTTCTGCATCACGTTCAACTTCCATCGCTGTCATTGGAACATAGCCTTGTTCAGGAACGATAGTAGTTTGAATTTCTTCGCTAAGCATGTAATCAAGGAATTCTTTAGCAAGACCTTCAGCTTCTCCATTTGTATAAGAATGCTGGTAAGCCCAGATTGGGAATTCGCCAGAACCGATTGTTTCATCAGTAGGTTCTACGCCATCAATGCTTGCTTTTGTTATAGAATCATCATCAAAGTAAGAAAGAGCTAGATAGCCAATCGCACCTGGTGTATCAGCAACGATTTGCTTAACAGTGTTGGAAGAATCCTCCGTAACACCTTCTGCTGGAGTTTCACCATCAAGACCAAACTTTACGAAAGTTGCACGCGTACCAGAAGAGTCTGGACGGTTTACAAGTGTAATTTCTTGATCCGCTCCGCCAACTTCAGACCAGTTCGTGATTTTGCCAGTGAAGATATCTTTCAGCTGCTGTTTTGTAAGGTTATCTACGCCTACTTCTGGGTTGATTGCTGCTGTCATACCTACAACTGCAACTTTGTGATCAACTAGAGCTTCTGCGTCAATACCTTCTTTTTCTTCAGCAAATACATCTGAATTACCGATTGCAACAGAACCTTCCTGAACCTGACTCAGGCCAGCTCCGGAACCACCTGCGTTTACTTGGATGTCTGCATCCGGGTTTTCTTCCTTGTACTTTTCAGCTGCTGCTGCTACTAAAGGCTGCATTGCACTGGAACCAGATACAACGATTGAGCTATCGGAAGTTTCTCCGCCTCCACTGTTGCTGTTCCCGCTGTTGCTGTCTTCAGATTGTTCGCCGCCAGCGTTTCCGCCACATGCTGCAAGTACACCAATTACTAGTGCAAACATTGCAAGCAATACAGATAGTTTCATTTTCTTCATGTTTGATTTTCCCCCTACGAAATTCGATTAGTTCCTTTGCCTTACAACTACATAATAGCTTGTCATCATTAAGGAATAATAAACTCAATGTAAAGGTTGTGTAAATTGAGGTCAGTTTTTGTAGAAATAAAAAGAACCACCCGTTTGTTTGGGTGGTTCTTCGGCAATACTTTATTCAGCTTCTTCTTTATCTTTGTCTTCTGGCGCTGTGTGCTCGTAGTAATATTTCAGTGCTTTGTTTACGATATTGTAGGTAATTGGGTACTGACCAGTGCCACCACTTACTATACCTAAATTAGGAACCATTACGGCAAACGCGATATCTGGTGTTTCAGAATCTGCGTAGCCGATTAGAGTCCAGTTTTCTAAATTGGTACCGTCTATGTTTGTTTCTGCTGTACCAGTTTTTCCAGAAATATCGTAGGTTTTTGCTTCTTTAGTTAAATGACGATAAGCTGTTCCATCCGTTGTCTGAAATACCATCTTAAATCCTTTTTTGACTCGCTCAATTTGGGCATCTGTTGCAGTAATCTTATTTAAAACTTCAGGGTTTATCGTCTCTGCAAGCGGACCAAGTTGGTCTTTTTCATTTGATGGCTCATGAATCTCACTTACAAAATGCGGTTTGATTCGATAACCACCATTGGCAATTGTGGAAATATACTGCGCTAACTGCATAGTAGTATACGTATCATATTGACCAATAGAGAAGTCAAGCAGATTACCAGCTATTCCAGTAGATCCTTGATACCCCGTTGATTCTGAGGGAAGATCGATACCAGTTTCCACTCCAAGTCCAACTTGGTTGTAGTAATTTCTTAATACTCTGAATGAATCAGGATCAAAAGAAACACTTTGATTGTACTGATAGTTGTATTCTCCACCGAGACGCAAAGCAATATTAAACATATATACGTTTGAAGATTTCTGCAATGCTGTTAAATCATTTATCGTCCCCATATCTTTATAGGAAGATTTCTCTGGAGTCCCTTTAATTTTTACAGGTTTATCTACAAAGTAATCTCCTGGGTCCAGAACACCTTCCTGATACCCAGCAAGCAATGTCGCACCCTTAACGGTAGATCCAACTTCACCGCCTGTAAAGACAGTATTCATATCTGCAGATTCATACTCATTATTTTCGCGGTCGTAATGCTGCCCACTGGCCGCATAAATTTCACCAGTATTAGGGTTAAGCATAACGGCCATAGCATTCTCCAAATAGCGGTTGGCACCAGGATATTTGTTAATTGCACCTTTCAACTCTTCCCGCACAATCTTATCCAATTCCTTCTGAAAGTCCATATTAATGGAAAGCTGCAGATCTTGTCCGCGCTGTCCATCTGAAATGACTTCTTGAGACACAATATTGTTATCATTATCTGTTATATAACGAACACGTTTTTTATCACCTTTTAGCAGGCTTTCGTATTCCATTTCGAGACCGCTTGTGCCAATTCGGTCATTCAGCTGATAGTTGCGGGAAAGATAGTAATCCTTCTCGCCTTCTGGAATTCCCGTTTTAATACTCCCCAGAACACCTTGGAGAGAACCATCAAACGGATAGTAGCGTTTCCAGTCGGTGGCAACATTGACGCCTGGCATTTGCTCCATATTTTCTGCTATGGTTGCGTATTCTTTCTCCGTAACGTTCTCATTTTTTATAACGTGAGGAACAAGCTCTGTCGCACTGTCAAGTTCACGTTTTATCGCAATTATCTGTTTTGCCTGATCATCTGTCATGAGCTCTTTGTAATCGGCTTCTGTTATTCGCTCGAGCGTCAGGTTATAGATTTCACTATCATCAAGCTTCTCTTTTTCAGCAGCAGTAATTCTGCCGTTTGCTTCTTCTGCATTCAGAAGATACCAATATTCCTTAAACTCTCTTTCCGTGATCTTCTCAATTGCTTCTTCATCCATCTTAATAATATCTGCTAGCTGTTTTGCAAGTTCTAATCGTTCGTCAGCAGAGTCGCCATTCTTAGGCGGTGTGTAAGTAATTGAATAAACTGGTTCATTACCGACAATTACTTTTCCTTCACTATCATAAATCATACCGCGCGGAACAGATATTTCTGCTATATCGTTTGTTGTTTTTTCTAGGACTGCCTGGTGTTCTTCTCCGTTGATGATCTGCACTACGCCAAGCTGCAGAATCAAAGCAGAGAACAGCAGGAAAACGATCGCAAACAAGACATTGAGACGGAAAGGAAGCAGCGCACGCTTTTTCTTCCTTTTTTTAGACATAATGTTCCCCCATTCTTACATACTGCTCCCATTATATCATCAACTTCCGTCTCCTTCTACTAAAGTCTGTCAGCGTTTGTCATCTCCTGCAATTTCGTTTTTAGGCAGCTTTTTTATGGATGGTTCTGCAGTAAAGTTGGTAATACGCCGGGTAAAGTAATAAATGAAAAATGGTCCAGCTCCTAATAGAAGCATCAAGTATGGGATAGAAGCATCTTTCCAAATACCAATCCCAACTAGCAGTGCCAAAACAGATAAAATTCTGCCTGCATTTGCAGCTGCATCATTTAATACGATGTATTCAACCCGTAAACTTCTTGCATCTTTTGCTTTGCCAATAACATCATAAGATAGGGATAAATAAGGCACATAGAGCACTGGGTAAAATGCGCCTATTAATGCTGCATATATCAACAAAGTAGTAAAATTAAGTTTTACAAGCAACAATACAATACTTAACGACAAGGCGACACCACTTAAGAAAATTGCCATCTTTCGCTGCGGACTTTTGATATATCGAGTTGCTATATAATAGAAGATTAATGAAAAAGCGGAATACACAAGGTTAAATGTACCAAGTGACAGCTCACTGTTTGTGACAATGAAAATCCATACGGAAATGATGAACGTATAGATTCCTTCTCTAATTCCTTGAAAAACATGTGCAATAACAATATTGCGCCATGCTGGATCACGCCCTATTTCTTTCCAAGCAAGCTTGAGACCGAATTTTCCTTCTGCCCTTCTTCTGCCAAGTCCCGCTGTACATATAACAGCCAAAAGAAAAAGTACAAAACTCACAGCAAATA from Terribacillus sp. DMT04 encodes the following:
- a CDS encoding 5-formyltetrahydrofolate cyclo-ligase, which codes for MEEKKRLRQEAIQLLREMPPTEKLRVEHQLASFLFSSAIWKHANTIGLTMALPHEWDTTKIIQQAWLEKKNVCVPLTLENRGMQFYYVDSYNQLTDGAFQIKEPVPERCVPAFKDDIDLLLVPGLLFDNSGYRIGYGGGYYDRYIADYRHTTIAIASSQQLRQSLPVGFYDRPVGHLLTDDGFIDLTE
- the rpmG gene encoding 50S ribosomal protein L33, with the translated sequence MRVNITLACTETGDRNYITTKNKRKHPERMELRKYSPRLKKYTLHRETK
- a CDS encoding endolytic transglycosylase MltG; the encoded protein is MKQVIQGFAAALLLAGACMLVLYFASDDGTAKTTSAAPIKKEELDTEEMKTRLEKDDYYILSSKDYEELQKKTETKDKAKTASEQTKKFQLKLESGMTSDEVAQLLEKKSILEDGDAFLTYLNVTNASKSLQVGTYDVNSDMSYDEITDLLTK
- the phoU gene encoding phosphate signaling complex protein PhoU — protein: MVAREQFSADLEAIQKLIISFAFEVDTALKQAIDALYERNSDLAYKVIENDEILNKRDQDINEATIQLIAMQQPVATDLRRLVAFLRVSTDLERMADHAKNIAKSVNRLNVLSPYEIPLAIRDMQEVVSKMIHSAVQAFEEEDISKAKKLADLDNVVDSMYGELFRDMLDERKAEAGKHQQMMQLVFVGRFVERVGDHITNIGEGILYLVKGTSIDLNK
- the pstB gene encoding phosphate ABC transporter ATP-binding protein PstB; translation: MQAAATKESIFQVNDLNLWYDDYHALKDVNLEALNNEIYAIIGPSGCGKSTFIKTLNLMINTVPGVRMTGEINYKEKNLLDSRVDLVDLRRNVGMIFQKGNPFPQSIYDNIVYGPKIHGIKKKSELDEIVETTLKDVALWDEVKDRLKSSAMGLSGGQQQRLCIARALATTPDVVLMDEPTSALDPISTLKIEELMTELKKKYCIVIVTHNMQQASRISDKTAFFLHGHVVEATETSKLFSNPEDKRTEDYISGRFG
- the pstB gene encoding phosphate ABC transporter ATP-binding protein PstB, translated to MNYTADRPTKIKTEETISKKTASHKEVVLDVKDLSIFYGSKEAVKRANMGIEKNAVTALIGPSGCGKSTFIRSINRMNDLIPSSRAEGEIIYDGLNILRRDINVVALRAEIGMVFQKPNPFPKSIYNNITHALKYNGQKDKQALDQIVEESLRKAALWDEVKDRLQQSALSLSGGQQQRLCIARTLAMEPQILLLDEPASALDPVSNAKIEELILQLKEDYSIVIVTHNMSQASRVSDKTAFFFNGDIVEYDDTKKIFTNPSETKTEEYISGRFG
- the pstA gene encoding phosphate ABC transporter permease PstA, encoding MNSRITDRIATGVFYTIAAIMVALLLYLFYFILSNGIPQISWDFLTSPSSAYQAGGGIRDQLFNSFYILFITMIITVPLGVCGGVYMAEYAKPGKITNFIRTCIEMLASLPSIVVGLFGLLIFVNITGWGYTIIGGALALTIFNIPVMVRVTEDAINSVPKEQKEASLALGITRWHTIKTVLLPYAFPGILTGAILASGRVFGEAAALLYTAGLSTPTLDYGNWNPLAEDSPLNIFRPAETLAVHIWAVNTQGLIPDIREVANGAAAVLVIAVLVFNLLARWLGSVIHKKLTAGK
- the pstC gene encoding phosphate ABC transporter permease subunit PstC, which gives rise to MAKATVNTSAEDRLILTNKNRRWDEVRGRSLVTFCAIIMIAATISVTVFLAQKGLQSFTVNNINPIAYLTSTNWNPVGSGEASYGIFPFIFGSLAVTFLSALVAAPLGIGAAIFMSEISPKFGKKVLQPVIELLVGIPSVVYGFIGLVVLVPLVRDNLPGIGFSLFAGVVVLTVMILPTVTTIATDAMRSLPDSLRQGSMALGATRWQTIRKVLIPAALPSLLTAIVLGMARAFGEALAVQMVIGNSRDIPETIFDTSATLTTIVTLNIGHTTYGSIENNTLWSMGLILLVISFIFIFIVRYLSGRRKV
- a CDS encoding phosphate ABC transporter substrate-binding protein PstS family protein, with protein sequence MKKMKLSVLLAMFALVIGVLAACGGNAGGEQSEDSNSGNSNSGGGETSDSSIVVSGSSAMQPLVAAAAEKYKEENPDADIQVNAGGSGAGLSQVQEGSVAIGNSDVFAEEKEGIDAEALVDHKVAVVGMTAAINPEVGVDNLTKQQLKDIFTGKITNWSEVGGADQEITLVNRPDSSGTRATFVKFGLDGETPAEGVTEDSSNTVKQIVADTPGAIGYLALSYFDDDSITKASIDGVEPTDETIGSGEFPIWAYQHSYTNGEAEGLAKEFLDYMLSEEIQTTIVPEQGYVPMTAMEVERDAEGNQTDK
- a CDS encoding penicillin-binding protein 2; translated protein: MSKKRKKKRALLPFRLNVLFAIVFLLFSALILQLGVVQIINGEEHQAVLEKTTNDIAEISVPRGMIYDSEGKVIVGNEPVYSITYTPPKNGDSADERLELAKQLADIIKMDEEAIEKITEREFKEYWYLLNAEEANGRITAAEKEKLDDSEIYNLTLERITEADYKELMTDDQAKQIIAIKRELDSATELVPHVIKNENVTEKEYATIAENMEQMPGVNVATDWKRYYPFDGSLQGVLGSIKTGIPEGEKDYYLSRNYQLNDRIGTSGLEMEYESLLKGDKKRVRYITDNDNNIVSQEVISDGQRGQDLQLSINMDFQKELDKIVREELKGAINKYPGANRYLENAMAVMLNPNTGEIYAASGQHYDRENNEYESADMNTVFTGGEVGSTVKGATLLAGYQEGVLDPGDYFVDKPVKIKGTPEKSSYKDMGTINDLTALQKSSNVYMFNIALRLGGEYNYQYNQSVSFDPDSFRVLRNYYNQVGLGVETGIDLPSESTGYQGSTGIAGNLLDFSIGQYDTYTTMQLAQYISTIANGGYRIKPHFVSEIHEPSNEKDQLGPLAETINPEVLNKITATDAQIERVKKGFKMVFQTTDGTAYRHLTKEAKTYDISGKTGTAETNIDGTNLENWTLIGYADSETPDIAFAVMVPNLGIVSGGTGQYPITYNIVNKALKYYYEHTAPEDKDKEEAE
- a CDS encoding MFS transporter — its product is MKPNLFTLDSSRKELNMLLIIGALYSLGIFLSNTFVNIYLWKQTNDLVNIAMYNLAIYVAQAVLFTLSGRWAKRIDRIIILRIGVVFLSIFFLLVLFTGEKAATYNVLLGTVLGVGYGMYWLAYSVLTFEVTEPETRDFFNGVSGLLQSFTGMIGPFVAGYIITRMNNSHGYTLIFAVSFVLFLLAVICTAGLGRRRAEGKFGLKLAWKEIGRDPAWRNIVIAHVFQGIREGIYTFIISVWIFIVTNSELSLGTFNLVYSAFSLIFYYIATRYIKSPQRKMAIFLSGVALSLSIVLLLVKLNFTTLLIYAALIGAFYPVLYVPYLSLSYDVIGKAKDARSLRVEYIVLNDAAANAGRILSVLALLVGIGIWKDASIPYLMLLLGAGPFFIYYFTRRITNFTAEPSIKKLPKNEIAGDDKR